In Microbacterium terrisoli, the genomic stretch CGGCATCCATCCCTCACCCGCGGTACCAACTCGCGCGGCGACGGCGGACGCGCCGCTGCGCGGCATCCGGGTCCTCGACCTGACACGGGTGATCGCCGGCCCGGTGGGAACGCGCACCCTCGCACTGCTGGGAGCCGACGTTCTGCGCATCGACCCTCCCCACATGCCGGAGATCGTGCGACAGCATCTCGACACCGGCCACGGCAAGCGTTCCACGCTGCTCGACCTCACCGTCCCGGCGCAGCGCGCCGTCTTCGACGAGCTGCTCGCCACCGCCGACGTCGTCGCGCTCGGCTACCGGCCCACGGCACTGGCCCGCCTCGGACTGACCTCCGAAACCCTCGCAGAGCGCCGACCCGGCATCATCGTCGCCCGCCACTCCGCCTGGGGCAACCAGGACGCCGACGCGCCCGATCGGCGCGGGTTCGACAGCCTGGTACAGGCCAATTGCGGCATCGCCGTGATCGAGGGGGGCCCGGATGCCCCGGGGGCGCTGCCCGCGCAGGCCCTCGACCACACCACGGGCTACCTGCTGGCCGCAGGAGTCATCACCGCGCTCGCGCGGCGCGAGGCCGAGGGCGGGTCATGGGTCGTCGAAACGTCGCTGCGGCGCGTCGCGGCCGAGCTGCTCGGGCTCGGGCGCACACCGACCGTCGCCGCAACGCCCGCGTTCGACATCCACGAGCACATGCAGACGTTCGATGTCGAAGGTCACCGCGTGACCACTGCTGTGCCCGCCATCGCCTACACCGGTGGACCGCTGCGGTTCGCGGCGCCGCGACCGTGGGGACGCGACGCCCCCGAATGGATGCCCCGGTAGCGGCCGGTCAGCGGTGATCGCCGGCGCTCATCGGCGACTGCCGGCACTCAACGGCGGTCGGCGATGCCCCGTCCCGCGCGCCGCATCTGCACGGCACCGCACAGCACGAGGGTCAGCACGCCCCAGATCCCCACCGCCGGCGGCAGCACCCGATACGCCAGCTGCTCGGTCGTGAAACCGGGCGTGAGCGGACCGAGCACGAGCAGCCCGATGCCCCAGGCCACCACCAACGCCACCGGCAGCGACATCCACCAGCCCCAGCGCACCGCGCTCGGGAACACGCGCTCCAGTCCGGTGCGCGTCGCGCGCATGAACCACACGACCGCGAACACCCCCAGTATCGCGAGGGCCAGAAGGCCCGAGCCGTGCTGCAGCCACTTGTAGCCCGGCAACGGCCCCCACTGCTCGTTCAGCGCGGGCACTGCACGCACCCCCCACCGGCCGGCGTGCGTGAAGGCGTCCCACACGATGTGCGAGATGACGCCGAACAGGATCGACAGCGCAAGCCAGGTGATCTGCAGGCGCGGACGACTGCGGTCTCGGCGCAGCGGAACGTGATCCCACAGCTCCGGCAGTCGCCTGGCCACGGCGTCCGGACTGAGCTCGCGCACCGCGGGGCGCACGAGCACATACCAGAGGCCCAGCAGCAGCGCCGCAACCACCCCGGCGATCACGATGTTCGTGTGCATCACCTGGTAGGAGAACGGCAGCCACGGCAGGAACAGCGGCAGGTCGGGAGCCATCGCGCCGACCACGATGGCTGCGGGCACCATCGGTGTGCGCAGAAACGGCAGCGCGACGACCGCGTGACTCGGAGTGAACGGCACGTCAGCCCGACACGAAGACGCCCGCGAGCGTCTTCTTGCCACGGCGGACGACTGAGACACCACCCGGCAGCGCACCGGTCACGAGCGCTCCCTCATCGTCGACGCGCACACCGTCGAGGGTGACGCCGCCCTGCGCGATCGCACGACGCGCCTCGCCGAGACTGGCGACCAGACCCGTGTCGAAGAGCACCTGGGCGACCGTCGCATCGACGGATGCTTCGACGTTCGGCAGCTCACGCAGCGCGCTGCGCAGCGTCTGGGCGTCGAGCGCGGTCAGATCGCCCTTGCCGAAGAGCGCTTCGGATGCCGCAGCCACCGCGGTCGTGGCATCCACCCCGTGCACGAAGGCCGTGACCTCCCGCGCCAGCCGTTTCTGCGCGGCCCGCCGGTACGGCTCGGCCTCGACCAGACGGGCGTACTCGTCGATCTCGGCGCGGGTCAGGAACGTGAAGACCTTCATGCGGTCCACGACGTCGGCGTCGTCGGTGTTCAGCCAGAACTGGTAGAACGCGTACGGGCTGCACATCTCCGGGTCGAGCCAGATCGCGTTGCCCTCGCTCTTGCCGAACTTCGTGCCGTCGCTGTTGGTGATCAGCGGCGTGCCGATCGCGTGCACCGACACGCCCTCGACACGGTGGATGAGATCCGTGCCGCTGGTGAGATTGCCCCACTGATCCGACCCTCCGGTCTGCAGCACACAGCCGTATTGGCGGTAGAGCTCCAAGTAGTCCATGCCCTGCAGCAGCTGGTAGCTGAACTCGGTGTAGCTGATGCCGGCTTCGGAGTTCAGCCGCGCGGAGACGGCATCCTTCTTCAGCATCGTGCCGACGCGGTAGTGCTTGCCGATGTCGCGGAGGAAGTCGATCGCGCTCATCGGCGCAGTCCAGTCGAGGTTGTTGACGATGCGCGCAGCGTTCTCGCCCTCGAAGCTGAGCACGTGCTCGACCTGGGCCCGCAGCCGCCCGACCCATTCGACGACGGTCTCCTTCGCGTTCAGCGTGCGCTCGGCCGTGGGCCGCGGGTCGCCGATCAGACCGGTCGAACCGCCCACCAGCCCCAGTGGCTTGTGCCCGGCCAGCTGAAGTCGACGCAGCAGCAGCAGCTGCACGAGGTTGCCCAGATGCAGACTCGGCGCCGTCGGATCGAACCCGCAGTAATACGTGATGGGGTCCCCGCCGAGCAGCTCGCGCAGAGCTTCTTGATCGGTGGACACATGCACGAGTCCACGCCAGACGATCTCGTCCCAGACGTTCTCGAACGTCGGGTCGTTCGCCGGCGCGGTCGCACTCAGAGCGGATTCAGACACGCGATTCAGGGTATCAGCGGCGTGTCCGTGCCCCGTGCCAGACTGAGGCCCATGGTGCTGGACGGAACGCAACCGCTGCTCATCGCGATGCTGGCGATCTTCTTGTTCCTCGTGCTGTGCGGCGCGCTCGTGCTCATCGTGCTGAGCCTGCGTCGACCGACGACGGTGCCGCTGGTCATCGCGGGTGCGCTGGTGGTGCTCGGCCTGGTCGTGGTCGCCATCGCGCCGGTGAGGGTGCCGACCCTGATGGGGCTGATCCTGACACTGCTGGGAGTGACCGTGGCCGTCCTCGGCGGCAACCCGGTGTCGCGGCGGGTGCTCGATGCGGCCGCCGGGTCGCGCGTGCGCGAGACTGAGGACGGCGGCATCATGCTGCTTCCGGTGGAGGGAGAGGATGCCTCGGCCGAGCCGGCGCAGACCCTCATGCGCGGCGGAACCGCCATCGGATACCTCGAGCGGCTCGCCGCGGTTCTGGCGATCGTGGTCGGCTATCCCGAGGCGATCGCCGCGCTCGTGGCCCTCAAGGGCATCGGCCGCTTCTCGGAGCTGGCGCAGGCCGAGTCGCGCGAGCGCTTCATCATCGGGTCGATGGCGAGTCTGATCTGGGCGTGCCTGATCGGGGCGCTGCTGCGCTTCGCCATGTGGTGACCGGCCCCGTGGCCCGTTCGGGCGTCACAGCCGCACTCAGCGCAGTCCGAGCTGGACGAATCCTTCGACGATCGCGGCGGCGCCCGATGACGCGAGCGCCTGCGAGACGGCCGACTGCGTGATCTCCTCCGATGCGGCAAGACGGCGCTGGGTCCGGCCGAGACAGCGGCCGTAGGTCAGGCGCCGGGTCCGTTCGCTCATGTCGCTTACCAGCTGATCGCGCGCGAGCAGATAGGCGTTCGCCCAACGCACCGCGTCCTGCGCGGCGGCGGGCTCGGAGTCGTGTGCGACCACCCAGGTGCGCACGCCGGGCACCTGACGCTGCTCGAGCTTGTGCACGTGATCGATCGCGGCTCGCGCCGCCCACCAGCCCGGCCCGTCGGAGATGCCCGCCGCTGCGGCCTCGGACGGGATGACGCCCACCGCGCCGATCCCCAGCCCGAAGCGCACCCCCACCGCGTCGGGCAGAGCGAGGCGCAGCAGCAGCAGCGAGCCGAGCGCCGCCTCGAGCGTCGGATACACGCCCTGCTGTTCGTCGCCCACCGTGGGCTTCAGCGCCCGGTCGGCCAGAGGGAGGTCGTCTTCAACCCGCGCAATGGCGTCATCGAGCGTGCGCTGCGCCCGCGCGCGGTCTTCGAGCTGTCGGGAGCCGATCATGTCGGCAGTGACTGCGACCACCATGGGATAAGGATATCACTGATAATTTGCGACGATAAGTCTTTATCTGATCAACCTCGATGGATCACCCTCGGTGATCACGCCCGGGTCGCAGCATCCTGCTGCTCTAGCCCCGTCCGCGCATGCGGGCTCAGACGCCGAGGGCGCGCGCCGCAGCCTGGGCGCGGGCGATGAGCTCGGCGCGCTGCTCGGCGACCCGCACGGGTGCGGTGCCGCCTGCCCCGTCGCGAGAGGCCACCGAACCTTCGATCGTGAGCACATCGCGCACCACGGGAGTCAGCTGCGGCGAGATCTGCGCGAGAAGCTCGTCGGAGGCATCCGCCAGCCCGATCCCCCGCTGTTCGCACGCCTGCACCAGCGCGCCGGAGATCTCGTGCGCATCGCGGAACGGAACCCCCTGCCGCACGAGCCAGTCCGCTACGTCGGTCGCCAGCGAGAATCCCTCTGGGGCCAGCGCCGCCATGCGGGCGGTGTCGAAGCGCAGCGTCGCGACCATCCCCGCGAACGCAGGCAGCAGCAGTTCGAGCGTCGCGGCGGAGTCGAAGACAGGCTCCTTGTCTTCCTGCAGATCGCGGTTGTACGCGATCGGCAGGCCCTTCAGCGTCGCCAGGAGCCCGGTGAGATTGCCGATCACTCGGCCGGCCTTGCCACGGGCGAGTTCCGCGATGTCGGGATTCTTCTTCTGCGGCATGATGCTCGAACCGGTCGAATAGCCGTCGTCGAGGGTGACGAAGCCGAACTCGCGCGTGTTCCACAGGATGATGTCTTCGGCGAACCGCGAGAGGTCCACGCCGATCTGCGCCGCGACGAAGGCGAACTCGGCCACCACGTCCCGCGCGGCGGTGCCGTCGAGCGAGTTCTCGGCCGGTCGGTCCAGGCCCAGTTCACGGGCGACCAGTGCCGGGTCCAGGCCCAGGCTCGAGCCGGCGAGCGCTCCCCCGCCGTATGGGCTCACACGCGCACGGGCGGCCCAGTCGCGCAGCCGCTCCAGGTCGCGCACGAGCGGCCAGCCGTGGGCCTGCAGGTGGTGTGCCAGCAGGATCGGCTGCGCGTGCTGCAGGTGGGTGCGGCCGGGCATGATCGCCGCGGGATGGGCCTCGGACTGCGCGACGATCGCGTCGATCAGACGCAGGATGCCGTGGCTGATCGAGCGGGCATGATCGAGCAGATACAGCCGTACGAGCGTGGCGATCTGGTCGTTGCGGCTGCGACCGGCGCGCAGTCGTCCGCCCAGATCGGCGCCGGCGCGTTCGATCAGGCCCCGCTCCAGGGCGCCGTGCACGTCTTCGTCGGTCTCAGCCGCGGTGAACGCCCCGCTGGCGACGTCCGCTTCCAGCGCGTCCAGCGCCGCGCGCATTCCCGCCCACTGCTCGTCGTCGAGGTAGCCGGCCGCATGCAGCGCCGCCGCGTGGGCGCGGGAGCCGGCGATGTCATATGGGGCTAGCGCCCAGTCGAAGTGCGTGGACTTGCTCAGGGCCGCAAGCTCCGGCGACGGCCCCGATGCGAACCGGGCGCCCCACAGGGCCCCCTCGTTGGTGCCGTGCTGGTTGGTCACGCCGCGCCTCCGGCCGCAACACCCGCCACGCCCGCAACGGGCGGCGAAGCCGCGCCGTTGTGCTGCAGCAGCCACACCAGCAGCGCCTTCTGGGCGTGCAGGCGGTTCTCGGCCTCGTCCCACACGACGGACTGCGGGCCGTCGATGACCTCGGCGTCGACCTCGTAGCCGCGGTCGGCGGGCAGGCAGTGGATGAAGATCGCGTCTTCACGTGCCTCACGCATGAGGTCACTGGTGACCTTGTAGCCGCCGAGGTCGCGGATGCGCTCGAGCTTCTCTTCTTCTTTGCCCATCGACACCCACGTGTCGGTGACCACGA encodes the following:
- a CDS encoding CoA transferase: MIRFPDPADAVARSMWAALGRDANDLSAACAPSRPVPLPAHTDVPSLAWAAAIVASLAAARLAGAADVVVDPDRVAVAYTSDRLFRMDGALSGAFAALSGFFRCTDGWVRTHGNYPHHAAALRAALALPADGGRTAAAAALSRRTVDDAVRVITRSGGLCVAVAYESRVTDERLRTQPIISVRGIHPSPAVPTRAATADAPLRGIRVLDLTRVIAGPVGTRTLALLGADVLRIDPPHMPEIVRQHLDTGHGKRSTLLDLTVPAQRAVFDELLATADVVALGYRPTALARLGLTSETLAERRPGIIVARHSAWGNQDADAPDRRGFDSLVQANCGIAVIEGGPDAPGALPAQALDHTTGYLLAAGVITALARREAEGGSWVVETSLRRVAAELLGLGRTPTVAATPAFDIHEHMQTFDVEGHRVTTAVPAIAYTGGPLRFAAPRPWGRDAPEWMPR
- a CDS encoding DUF4184 family protein; translation: MPFTPSHAVVALPFLRTPMVPAAIVVGAMAPDLPLFLPWLPFSYQVMHTNIVIAGVVAALLLGLWYVLVRPAVRELSPDAVARRLPELWDHVPLRRDRSRPRLQITWLALSILFGVISHIVWDAFTHAGRWGVRAVPALNEQWGPLPGYKWLQHGSGLLALAILGVFAVVWFMRATRTGLERVFPSAVRWGWWMSLPVALVVAWGIGLLVLGPLTPGFTTEQLAYRVLPPAVGIWGVLTLVLCGAVQMRRAGRGIADRR
- the tyrS gene encoding tyrosine--tRNA ligase, whose amino-acid sequence is MSESALSATAPANDPTFENVWDEIVWRGLVHVSTDQEALRELLGGDPITYYCGFDPTAPSLHLGNLVQLLLLRRLQLAGHKPLGLVGGSTGLIGDPRPTAERTLNAKETVVEWVGRLRAQVEHVLSFEGENAARIVNNLDWTAPMSAIDFLRDIGKHYRVGTMLKKDAVSARLNSEAGISYTEFSYQLLQGMDYLELYRQYGCVLQTGGSDQWGNLTSGTDLIHRVEGVSVHAIGTPLITNSDGTKFGKSEGNAIWLDPEMCSPYAFYQFWLNTDDADVVDRMKVFTFLTRAEIDEYARLVEAEPYRRAAQKRLAREVTAFVHGVDATTAVAAASEALFGKGDLTALDAQTLRSALRELPNVEASVDATVAQVLFDTGLVASLGEARRAIAQGGVTLDGVRVDDEGALVTGALPGGVSVVRRGKKTLAGVFVSG
- a CDS encoding SatD family protein, with protein sequence MVVAVTADMIGSRQLEDRARAQRTLDDAIARVEDDLPLADRALKPTVGDEQQGVYPTLEAALGSLLLLRLALPDAVGVRFGLGIGAVGVIPSEAAAAGISDGPGWWAARAAIDHVHKLEQRQVPGVRTWVVAHDSEPAAAQDAVRWANAYLLARDQLVSDMSERTRRLTYGRCLGRTQRRLAASEEITQSAVSQALASSGAAAIVEGFVQLGLR
- the argH gene encoding argininosuccinate lyase; this translates as MTNQHGTNEGALWGARFASGPSPELAALSKSTHFDWALAPYDIAGSRAHAAALHAAGYLDDEQWAGMRAALDALEADVASGAFTAAETDEDVHGALERGLIERAGADLGGRLRAGRSRNDQIATLVRLYLLDHARSISHGILRLIDAIVAQSEAHPAAIMPGRTHLQHAQPILLAHHLQAHGWPLVRDLERLRDWAARARVSPYGGGALAGSSLGLDPALVARELGLDRPAENSLDGTAARDVVAEFAFVAAQIGVDLSRFAEDIILWNTREFGFVTLDDGYSTGSSIMPQKKNPDIAELARGKAGRVIGNLTGLLATLKGLPIAYNRDLQEDKEPVFDSAATLELLLPAFAGMVATLRFDTARMAALAPEGFSLATDVADWLVRQGVPFRDAHEISGALVQACEQRGIGLADASDELLAQISPQLTPVVRDVLTIEGSVASRDGAGGTAPVRVAEQRAELIARAQAAARALGV